A single Candidatus Brocadiia bacterium DNA region contains:
- a CDS encoding HEAT repeat domain-containing protein: MKRTLKIFAFLILSVMIMVPLMARADDAEFKKLYGEGIDLVKKGRYTDAYVYFEKALRQSPSSELVRFLLNQTGDLLISEMMAKPELKDTAIRLIDLAKGARQRMVATPEEISRWVEQLVTGGFDKRWEAVNMLATIGQRSCPYLVDKLADQDENVRTYAIQALEKINKEAVLPLIEALKSDSSLIRQNAAIILGVLRDERALAGLKEVFENPKEIPQVKTYVAESLKKITGLELMRMKPAKEYYYDLAEKYYYTHPSVMVNFYGEYFVWGWDRDNNKVTMREIPDFIFNEELAENACYAALSLDPNYEPIWPLLVCVYLARFNEADSVLEVAREKVKSGEMTEENFNKLSADLIDSKQGEFMASLISKPYVYESLRRALKDNSALVSVSCIELLKQLAEPNDLPLKSDSAEKAKNKMGVPLIEALSSSDKRVKYAVAEAMLVINPGKPYAESEKVIPTINETIAEMVERVVLVIEPDSEIRNMLKKELTRLNCYVVETVNAEDGLASAKRFPSKDLIIINSKIANQVVFSVEILGKKQSETVYDSLKEDTRTKIVPIALVGNARDIETAQQIFQETVIGYIATPVTNEMVKTVTEKAFQSEKLAEDSKRRAEKMVRDAIESLAKLEHQNTIYPYRGKH, from the coding sequence ATGAAGCGCACGCTGAAGATTTTCGCATTCCTGATATTGTCTGTGATGATTATGGTTCCGCTGATGGCTCGGGCCGATGACGCCGAGTTTAAGAAGCTCTATGGCGAAGGCATCGATTTGGTTAAAAAAGGGCGCTATACTGACGCCTATGTTTATTTCGAAAAGGCGCTCAGGCAGTCGCCTTCTTCGGAACTGGTCAGATTCCTGCTTAACCAGACCGGAGACCTTTTGATTTCCGAGATGATGGCCAAGCCGGAATTGAAGGATACGGCCATCCGGCTGATAGACCTGGCTAAGGGCGCGCGCCAGCGGATGGTGGCTACCCCTGAGGAAATTTCCCGGTGGGTGGAACAGCTGGTTACCGGCGGATTTGACAAGCGCTGGGAGGCAGTCAATATGCTGGCTACCATCGGCCAGCGCAGCTGCCCTTATCTGGTAGATAAGCTGGCTGACCAGGATGAGAATGTCCGGACATACGCGATACAGGCGCTTGAAAAGATAAATAAGGAAGCGGTTTTGCCGTTGATAGAGGCTTTGAAAAGCGATTCTTCGCTGATTCGCCAGAATGCGGCTATTATTCTGGGCGTTTTAAGGGATGAGCGGGCTTTGGCCGGGCTTAAGGAAGTATTCGAGAATCCCAAGGAGATACCGCAGGTTAAAACCTATGTGGCTGAGTCGCTCAAGAAGATTACCGGTTTGGAACTAATGAGAATGAAACCGGCCAAGGAGTATTATTATGACTTGGCCGAGAAGTATTATTACACCCATCCTTCGGTGATGGTTAATTTTTACGGCGAGTATTTCGTTTGGGGTTGGGACCGGGATAACAATAAGGTTACCATGCGCGAGATACCGGACTTCATTTTTAATGAAGAGCTGGCTGAGAACGCCTGCTATGCGGCTTTGTCCCTGGACCCGAATTATGAGCCGATTTGGCCGTTGCTGGTCTGCGTTTATCTGGCCCGGTTCAACGAAGCCGACTCGGTTTTGGAAGTGGCCCGGGAAAAAGTCAAGAGCGGCGAGATGACCGAAGAGAATTTTAACAAACTTTCGGCTGACCTGATAGATTCTAAGCAGGGGGAATTTATGGCTTCGCTGATCAGCAAGCCTTACGTCTACGAATCCCTTCGCCGGGCGCTTAAGGATAACAGCGCGTTAGTGTCTGTGTCCTGCATCGAACTTCTGAAACAGCTGGCCGAGCCCAATGACCTGCCGCTCAAGTCCGATTCCGCTGAAAAGGCCAAGAATAAAATGGGCGTGCCGCTGATAGAGGCGCTGTCGTCCTCGGATAAGCGGGTTAAATACGCGGTGGCCGAAGCGATGCTGGTGATTAATCCCGGCAAGCCTTATGCCGAATCCGAAAAGGTTATTCCCACCATAAATGAAACTATCGCTGAAATGGTTGAGCGTGTTGTCCTGGTTATCGAACCGGACAGCGAAATCAGGAATATGCTTAAAAAGGAACTCACCCGGCTCAATTGCTATGTGGTGGAAACGGTTAACGCCGAGGACGGGCTGGCCAGCGCTAAGAGATTCCCGTCCAAGGACCTGATTATCATTAACAGCAAGATAGCCAACCAGGTTGTGTTCAGTGTTGAGATATTGGGTAAGAAACAGAGCGAAACGGTTTATGATAGCCTTAAGGAAGATACCAGGACCAAGATTGTGCCTATCGCACTGGTGGGTAACGCCCGGGATATCGAAACGGCTCAGCAGATTTTTCAGGAAACTGTTATCGGATATATTGCCACCCCGGTGACCAATGAAATGGTTAAGACCGTGACCGAAAAGGCTTTTCAGTCTGAAAAGCTGGCCGAGGACAGCAAGCGGCGCGCTGAGAAGATGGTCCGCGACGCTATCGAGTCCCTGGCTAAGTTGGAACACCAGAATACCATATATCCTTACCGGGGAAAGCATTGA
- a CDS encoding HEAT repeat domain-containing protein, whose product MVKLRHFLTIIIVSALAGLSLSAKDQKSIEELHKTVNDGSYGNYWDRIGAIKNLGKFNNKDAAVILGGLLDDGEAPIREGAVMALGAMTDKASIEWLAAVPLANPKSPRMRLHAAWALSLIKDPSTLVNLINSINDPDDAVQVKVIEAIGCLPDNSDAADYLIKKLSVPVPEVRAAAALCLGRMKAQSGLPVLLKKVNDPHWTVKAAVLEALTQISPEEAFPYLLSGLKSTQPQIRIAALESLAQIPVDKGTILKTVAELFSDKVPAVRATAIRVSRKSHDCKYIPYLIDRLKDAQWQLRYDIIAALSDITGASDKYSITGWMSWYEANKDRIESLAGAPLFEVNPDETIPTFFTIPVMGRNIIFVIDFSGSMKNESGGKDSSTKADIALKELEAALSKLNSTACFNIIIMSTEATRMNKRRTGSVMLAATDANKKLGIDFARSIWDRLEDIRRGRGDLYDAVTEAMKEPDVDTIFILSDGKPTYGTYIVDENIIANLEKQNRFRKITMNTVMIGEKGNNPELMRKIADVTGGVFIRK is encoded by the coding sequence ATGGTAAAATTGCGTCATTTCTTGACTATAATTATTGTCAGCGCGCTGGCCGGACTGTCTTTATCGGCTAAAGACCAGAAGTCTATTGAGGAGTTGCATAAGACGGTTAATGATGGTTCCTATGGTAATTACTGGGACCGGATCGGTGCGATTAAGAATCTGGGAAAGTTTAATAATAAGGATGCGGCCGTAATTTTGGGCGGGTTGCTTGACGATGGCGAAGCGCCCATACGCGAAGGCGCGGTCATGGCTTTGGGCGCGATGACCGACAAAGCGTCAATCGAGTGGTTGGCCGCGGTCCCGCTGGCTAATCCCAAGAGTCCGCGTATGCGTCTGCACGCGGCTTGGGCTTTATCGCTCATCAAAGATCCGTCCACGCTGGTTAACCTGATTAATTCAATTAATGATCCCGATGATGCAGTCCAGGTCAAGGTAATCGAGGCTATCGGATGTTTGCCGGATAACTCCGACGCGGCCGATTATTTGATAAAGAAACTTAGCGTCCCTGTTCCGGAAGTCAGGGCCGCCGCGGCATTATGCCTGGGTCGGATGAAGGCGCAATCAGGGTTACCGGTGCTGTTGAAGAAGGTTAACGACCCGCACTGGACGGTAAAGGCGGCCGTGTTGGAGGCCTTGACCCAAATCAGCCCCGAAGAAGCGTTTCCATATCTTTTGTCCGGACTCAAGAGCACCCAGCCACAGATACGAATAGCGGCGCTGGAATCACTGGCGCAAATACCGGTAGATAAAGGAACTATTCTCAAAACGGTCGCTGAGTTATTTTCCGATAAGGTTCCGGCGGTCCGGGCTACGGCTATCCGGGTCAGCCGTAAATCGCATGACTGCAAGTATATTCCTTACCTGATAGACCGGCTGAAAGATGCGCAGTGGCAGCTCAGATATGACATCATTGCGGCCCTTTCGGATATCACCGGAGCGTCGGACAAATACAGCATTACCGGCTGGATGAGTTGGTATGAGGCCAATAAGGACAGGATAGAGTCATTGGCCGGGGCGCCGTTGTTTGAGGTTAATCCTGATGAGACCATCCCGACTTTTTTTACCATCCCGGTGATGGGCCGGAATATCATATTTGTCATTGATTTCTCGGGCAGTATGAAAAACGAGTCCGGCGGAAAAGACAGCTCGACTAAAGCCGATATCGCCCTTAAAGAGCTGGAAGCGGCTTTGTCAAAACTAAACTCAACGGCCTGTTTTAATATTATAATTATGAGTACCGAAGCAACCCGGATGAATAAGCGCCGGACCGGGTCGGTCATGCTGGCCGCGACGGATGCAAATAAGAAATTGGGAATTGATTTTGCCCGGTCAATCTGGGATAGACTGGAGGATATTCGACGGGGCAGGGGCGACCTTTATGACGCGGTTACTGAAGCCATGAAAGAGCCCGATGTGGATACGATATTCATACTTTCGGACGGCAAACCAACCTACGGCACTTATATTGTTGATGAAAATATCATTGCTAATCTGGAAAAGCAAAATCGTTTCCGCAAGATAACCATGAATACGGTGATGATTGGGGAGAAGGGTAATAACCCGGAATTAATGCGGAAAATAGCCGATGTCACCGGAGGCGTATTTATCCGCAAATAA
- the queA gene encoding tRNA preQ1(34) S-adenosylmethionine ribosyltransferase-isomerase QueA, which yields MKTNALNYSLPPELIAQHPARPRDSSRLLVMRRKADGIEHCRFFDIEKYLVPGDLIILNNTRVLPYRMIMQRLTGGRVEMLLVKNTGDNIWEAMLASNRRLNKGEELVSMVDNRVRAVLAGRTADRWQVKLPSDFDEDMLARLGVAPLPPYIKRDNTSGRLRASDIRDYQTVYAHAPGAIAAPTAGLHFTRPLINRLIKQGVRFVYVTLQVGPGTFKPIKSEDLSGHKMEAEQFEVMPDAVREIMQAKRDHRRIIAVGTTVTRVLETVSGYISSMLVHPWLQQHNVPRASVVGGNTDLFIRPPYKFKLVDGLITNFHQPHGTPLALVFAFAGRPKVLNAYKKAISRKYRFFSYGDAMLVI from the coding sequence ATGAAGACTAATGCTTTAAATTACAGCTTGCCGCCAGAACTGATTGCCCAGCATCCGGCCCGGCCCAGAGATAGCTCCCGGTTGTTGGTTATGCGCAGGAAGGCGGATGGAATAGAGCACTGCCGGTTTTTCGATATAGAGAAATACTTGGTGCCGGGCGACTTGATTATTCTGAACAATACCAGGGTGTTGCCTTACAGGATGATTATGCAGCGGCTGACCGGAGGCCGGGTGGAGATGCTTTTGGTCAAGAATACCGGAGATAACATCTGGGAGGCAATGCTGGCCAGCAATCGCCGATTGAATAAAGGTGAGGAGTTAGTCAGTATGGTGGATAATCGTGTCCGGGCGGTGCTTGCCGGCCGGACCGCTGATCGCTGGCAGGTGAAACTCCCGTCCGATTTTGATGAGGATATGCTGGCGCGGTTGGGTGTAGCGCCGTTACCGCCGTATATTAAACGGGACAACACTTCCGGCAGGCTTCGGGCCAGCGATATCAGGGATTATCAGACGGTCTACGCTCATGCGCCAGGCGCCATCGCCGCGCCGACGGCCGGGCTTCATTTTACCAGGCCGCTGATTAACCGGTTGATTAAACAGGGAGTCAGGTTCGTTTACGTGACTTTGCAGGTCGGCCCGGGCACTTTCAAGCCGATTAAATCAGAAGATTTGTCCGGGCATAAAATGGAGGCAGAGCAGTTTGAGGTTATGCCCGATGCGGTGCGCGAGATAATGCAGGCCAAGCGCGACCACCGGCGCATCATCGCCGTGGGTACCACCGTGACCAGGGTTTTGGAGACGGTGTCAGGATATATCTCGTCAATGCTGGTTCATCCCTGGCTGCAACAGCACAACGTTCCCCGGGCGTCGGTAGTGGGCGGCAACACGGACCTTTTTATCCGTCCGCCTTATAAATTCAAGCTGGTGGATGGATTGATAACTAATTTCCATCAGCCGCACGGCACACCACTGGCGCTGGTTTTTGCATTTGCCGGTCGTCCGAAGGTGCTTAACGCTTATAAGAAAGCGATAAGCAGAAAATACCGGTTTTTCAGCTATGGCGATGCGATGCTGGTGATTTAG
- a CDS encoding folylpolyglutamate synthase/dihydrofolate synthase family protein produces the protein MIKTFKQAYDYLKTHTDYERMAKYHYSQKTFNLKRMESLLDKLGRPQQGLRFIHIAGTKGKGSTAIITARILSASGYKTGLFTSPHLINITERIQIDGASIPNSIFARLMNDIRIASRNIKGLTFFELITAMAFLYFRDNRVDFAVIEVGLGGRLDSTNVITPLASIITRLDFDHMDKLGNTISRIAREKAGIIKPGVPVITIKQQYQDAMRVIRDSAIKNKSPLYVVQNKTNRPYPAPLILGQHQNENIGLALEVIKLLNLQGYINVESPKIKSALKGLRLPGRIEIISHRPGIIIDSAHNPVAMEAVRDTVVKLDHRKLILVIGISMDKDIPKMLDIIMPISDTVIFTSTKHPRLLAPIDFTPYLKESYLERPIFLDPDYRRAMRLAKHLANKNDLILVTGSFYLAGEVLKSMGCSI, from the coding sequence ATGATTAAGACATTCAAGCAAGCATATGACTATCTCAAGACGCACACCGACTACGAACGGATGGCTAAATACCATTACAGCCAAAAGACCTTTAATCTGAAGCGGATGGAATCACTGCTGGATAAACTAGGCCGTCCGCAGCAAGGGCTTAGGTTCATCCATATTGCCGGCACCAAGGGCAAGGGCTCGACGGCAATTATCACTGCAAGAATACTTTCGGCTTCGGGATACAAAACCGGGCTTTTCACTTCGCCCCACCTGATTAATATCACCGAAAGAATCCAGATAGACGGAGCATCAATTCCAAACAGTATTTTCGCCCGATTGATGAATGATATCAGAATCGCTTCGCGGAATATCAAAGGGTTAACCTTCTTCGAACTTATTACAGCTATGGCTTTTCTTTATTTCCGGGATAACCGGGTGGACTTCGCGGTAATAGAGGTCGGACTGGGCGGCCGACTGGACTCAACCAACGTCATTACGCCTCTGGCCAGCATAATAACCCGACTGGATTTCGACCATATGGACAAACTCGGTAATACCATATCCCGAATTGCCCGGGAAAAAGCAGGGATTATCAAGCCCGGCGTTCCGGTCATAACCATAAAGCAACAATATCAGGATGCAATGCGGGTCATTCGCGATTCAGCTATCAAGAATAAATCACCGCTTTATGTAGTCCAGAATAAAACTAACCGACCCTACCCTGCGCCTCTGATTCTGGGCCAGCACCAAAACGAGAATATCGGCCTGGCTCTGGAAGTCATTAAACTACTCAACCTCCAAGGATATATCAACGTGGAATCGCCGAAGATAAAAAGCGCTCTAAAAGGATTGCGCCTGCCCGGCAGAATAGAAATCATCAGCCACCGCCCCGGCATAATTATTGACAGCGCTCACAATCCAGTGGCTATGGAAGCGGTCAGGGACACGGTCGTTAAATTGGACCATCGAAAACTGATTCTGGTCATCGGCATTTCCATGGACAAGGATATACCGAAGATGCTGGATATCATCATGCCCATTTCCGACACAGTCATTTTTACGAGCACAAAACATCCCCGCCTTTTGGCGCCGATAGATTTCACGCCTTATCTAAAAGAAAGCTATCTGGAACGCCCAATATTCCTCGACCCAGATTACCGCCGGGCCATGCGGCTGGCAAAGCACCTAGCCAACAAGAATGATTTGATACTGGTTACAGGTTCATTTTATCTGGCAGGCGAGGTGCTCAAATCAATGGGCTGTTCTATTTAG